The region GCTAATATTCTTATTCTCTTGAAATGGTTTATTATCTTAGGGCATAAATTCCAAGAGAGTATGTTTTACATACTTGGGAAGAATATGATCAATCCATTCGAGATGTGAAATGCATAGGTCAGAATGAATTTTGGAGATTCATTATTTAATTGCAGTGTTCCCATGATAAAATTTGTCAGATCACTCTTTAACCACTTAAATGTTTTCAcatgtggttttctttttctgaaatgttgaTAACGGtgtgatgttttcttcttttgtcacAAAGCCTCCAGCACAGGAGCCGGGATGCTCATGGATGTTCTGAGGTAATCTAATAATATATGACTaccttaaaattaaaattctatgCAACTTAACTGTTTATTTTCAGATTAGATATATAGACATAGTATGTAAGCATGAATTATTTAACTGAGAATGTTACAAGCTTAAAGAAATGAAACTACTCTTCTTCTGCTTGTCAAGTAAATTGAGTTTGAGTAGGATGATGGTTCTTTTTCTAACTCTGAGCTAAACTTAACCAGGACAAAAGTAGGAGAGAATCACTGGACTAGTTTTGCCCATAGAAGGGAGAGTTCACACAGTTCTTTTGGAAAGCTGTGGTGATGACTTGTATTTGTGTTATCTGTTTCtttacacaaaatattttgtactaATGTCTAGGTGAATACCAGAAACAATTCTGTGAAACCAGATCAGCACAGATCTTATTCATGCTCATACAAGGACTGCAAGGGAAAGGAGCTTTTGCCAGTTTTATGTCCCTACTGTGAAAAACACTTTTGTCTAAGGTGAGTGGAACAGAGTGTTTAAACATCAATACTCATTCATTCGTGTATGGAAAAGGTAATGAAAAGTTTTACGCTGTTGTTTACAGACACCGGCATCAATCAGACCATGAATGTGAGAAACTGGACACACCAAAACCTCGAATGGCTGCCACCCAGCAGCTAGTTAAAAATATAATAGGCAAGTACAGTGGGATATATATTCTACAATCTTCTTCATAAGGCTGTTTGAGCTTGTGACCTCCTCTGAGGGTTCAGGTTTGGCCAAGTAAGAAGAAAGGATGAGGCTTCCTTGTTTATATAGCCCTAAACTCACAAGTCAGCAGATAATACTGTTCATCTAGACTGAGACAAGACAACAGTAGCATATAAAAAGAATCTTTAAAGTTTAAACAGGGCTcagatttctttcagaattatTGTCTTGTTCTCATTCTACAAGTCATGTAATTAATTGTACCTAGCCATTATTATTTGCATATTAATTCATTTGCAAATAATGCAGTTGTATTGGGTACGCATGCCAAGCTGCTGGGATTATACCTACACAACCAAGATGGCAAAAAATTGTGAGTCTACAATGTAATGTTTGCAGCTTTTAAACAAGCTCTATGACAGGAAAGAGTATAAACAGCACTGCCTAACTGGACAGTGTGGTTATGTGTAGAAAGGAGGACCTGAAAGTGTTGCAATATGAAGACTGATAGCTATGGGTGTAGAAATTCAGGAATTCATATCTGTTTGTCTTGTGCAACCTGGGTTTACCTCATGATAGTGTTCAACTGCTTTTCAGTATGAAGAGGTTCTGCTAGAATTGTAACAATTCCAGATATTCTTGGAGGATCTGATATCATGGCCTCAAAAGGACATGAAAGGGATGGGACCCTTGGAGATACGATGAGGCCCAGTAGGCTAATTCCAGGATATGTTCAAGAGACAGTCTGAATCATCACACTAACAGGAATAATATTGTTCTCAGATTCtaaaaaaaatgaggaagcaaaaagcaaaaaacgTAAAGGAGCGAAAAACAGTGAGACAGCAGCAAAAGTGGcattaatgaaactgaaaatgcaCGCGTGTGGTGACAACTCCTTACCTCAGGTCAGTCATGTTTGTTCTCAGTAAATCAATTCTCAAAGGAAATGGGAAGTTTTCTAAATTTCTTGTTCTCCATCTAATTCCCTCAGTTTGGTTTTGGATTTAATTCTTCAAGACCACAAGTGTTTATACATCTGTTTCAGCCTGGTACTCAAAAAAACTTCACTAGTCTTATGTCTGTTATAAGGCGTCTTGTGTAGAGTTTGGAGAGGTCAGGCCAAATTCCTTTATTTTATAGCAGAAAGGGATTTGCCTGCCATATGGCTGTCACCGAGCACTGCAGGGACAAGCAGGTTCTTCTGGGGATCCTTGGCAGAATGATGACGGCATTAAGTTGTAGTTACAATTAAAGATCTATTATTTTAACAGACTTTGATGATCAGCATAGCATAGACATTTATGATCAGAGTAGAACTGGATTTTTATAATTAGGATCGGCGTAGCACAATTTTCTAATGTAGCAGAGAATTTTAGAGAACAGCTTAGGTTATGGCTTCGAATTACCTGAACCCCCTGCAGATCAGGTCAAGTCTTCATACTTGGCTTGCAGTATCAAGATCACAGTCATCATCTGTACTCGAAACACGTAAAAGAATGTGAGTCACTCAGTCCTCGGAGGAAGCAGTTGTCAGTGGAGGTGTCCCTGGCCACTGGGGGATCACGGGTTTTGCAGTCCAGCAGCAGTTCTGGTCAAAGTCCCGCTTAGGGCTTGTAAGTGCTTGATTTTATGGTCAGggctctgtgtgctgctgctgtgcttccCTGCTCTGTGACAGCGCCATCACCACCGGGTTGGCCGGGTGCCTGGGACCCTCAAGGCCGGTAAGGAGGGGAGTAGCTGGCCTGGCAGCCAGGGACCTTGGGGCTGATAGGGAGGGGGAGAAGTCTGCCTGGTGTGCAGGACCTTCAGGGCCAtcaggaggaggggagaggggattGATCTGTGACCAGCTGAGTCGCAGAGAATGTCTGTTTGCCTTATAAAATGTCATTAGTTCTGCTAACTCTATTACCAGGAGTCAGGAGCAGGTTGTACTGGTCAAACATGGGAAACTCATCTCAAAGGGATGCTTTTCATGCTCAGTACTGAGAGGCTTCTGACACAGGCAGGACACCGCACAACTCTGTACCAGTCAGATTGAACCTGTCTCTCATGATACTGAGCTTTGTGCTCTGCAAAACTCCATTCTTATTTCTACTACTGAGATTTAATAGACATTTATTACATTTCTGCATGAGGTATGAAGGGCTTCAGGTCAGTTCCTGCTTTTGGGTTGGAAAGGGGTTTTGATAGTTGCTTTATGtttctttcatcctttctttgGTTCTTGAAGTATTTCACAGATTTCTAATTGTTTTTCACTACCATGGCAAGTCAAACTTGGTGTTCAAGCCTTTTTCATATATTAGGATTATGTTGGGTTTGGAAACAACTTGATTCTTTCAACCAGGGATTTGCTTTAGATCTGTACTTAAGCATCCTCCTAAAAGAACtgtatttaaattactttttaccACATTGTTATGTCAGGGTACACCAAGTTTAGGCCTGTTATATTGATAATACTGAGAACATTCTATGTGATAGTGCTATTGTTAGGCCTTATCTTAGTAAAGTACATTtgattattgtttttaaaaaactacaGCTATTCCATTACTCAGTCTTcctatgaatttctttttctatACTGTGTCATGCTTAGAAATTAGATAACTCTGCTTAGGCAGAAGTCATAATACAAAGACCTGCTTGTAGCATTCTTCACAGATAGTACCATGTTAATAAATATGTGCTGGAGGAAAAGTgattaatttcaaatattgtGGAACTTAAAAAAATCCACCCTTGAGATATatataagaaaattttaaaagttgcttcCTAATTCCAAAGCCAGTAATCTCTGAAATTACTGTATGCTAATTTCTCTTACTATTCGTTTTCTCATTTGGATATTAATTGTTAAGTCATCTAGAAGAGTGATAATTCTAACATGATGAATTAAGCCTGTTAACTTTCAGCACCTCTATTTAAATTGCTTCCTGGACTCCTTCTAGCCTTCTTCTGCCCAGCTTGTTCCAGTTTgatgacagatttttttgaatATGAAGATTCTGGGATGCATCTTTGGCACTTTAGTACTGTCATCACTATATAGAGAAGATTGACACATTTTTCTTGGATGTGCATAGCAAAAGGACAGGGAGAAATGGGCACAAGCTGCAAGATATAAAATTCCAATTAGataataggaagaaaaaacataGTGAGGGTGATCAGACTTTGGAACAAGCTGCTCTGAAAATTTTGTGGAATCTACATCTTTGGGATATTCAGAACTTGACTGAATGTGACTTGGAGCAACCTGATCTATCTTTATAGTTATGTCCAGCTTTAAAGTTCCCCCTGCTTTGAGCATGGTTTTGGACCATGTGACACCAGAGGTCCTTCCTGGCCTTTATTATTCTATGATCAGAAAAAACAGGCTATCTTAGAAATATCTCTTCTCTGTCCTCTTTGTTGAGATTAGCTTTCGGTAGATGATTTCTTCGTTTGATGCCAGACCTTGATAGGAGTTACCCCTCTGGAGACTGACGAGCTCAAAACAGGAGAGCCATGCTGTAGAGTAGCGTTAGTTACTGTGTCACTGACTGATGGTTATTTTGGATATGGCACAGAAATTCCAGGAGGCGTATCCCATAGTTAGGGATGCAACAGTAGAATTAACTGCTTTGTGAATTAAGTTGCAATGAACTGGGGAGGCTCTCTCATCATCCTTAGAACTGGAGGAGCAACTGTAGGAAGTTGCTAGGGCTCTGATTGCAGTTGAGTGATGTTAGCATGTGTCCGTAATAAGATGGctgttgtgtttgttgttttacaAGTTGCGGGCATTTACATTTTAGCAAGATTCAGGTCCAGCTTCCCTCACTCCTTTGTAATATTCCTGGATGTtcaagagttttgtgtgtgtgtgaagagcaCTAAAGTTTTGAGGAGAATACACAGGTTGAAATTCAGACTCAATTTTATGAACATAGCTGGGGGAAGAGTAGTTCCATATTTTTGTAGGGAAGGCATaaataaatcctttaaaaagaaaacgtCTGTCTTGCTTGATAGTGTCTGGCTTGTACTCAGCAAGGGCAATCTGAACTGATGAATATACCAGTCATGCTTGCTCTGTGTCTTCTGTTGaatatcaaaaagaaataaacctgaaAAAGGGACTGTCCCAATCCTGTTCAAAATCTCTCCCTCATAGGTCATTCTTGAAATTTCTTAAACAGGTGTTTCAGTTTAGTAGATACTGAAAGAGCATATAGTACATAGGAGGAAAAGCAGGATAAAGGATTAGCTGACCATGACTGGAAATGAAGCAGGCATTTCTAGTATGGTGAATTGTTCTGTTTTAACCACCTTTGCATTCCAATTTGAGACATTACACTGCTGCCAAAAGCCAGCACTGCTTATTTAAACTCACCTTTTTCTCCCCAGAGCAGTCATTATTGTCTAGTAAACTCAGGGCAGACACCTTTTCATGTCTGTCTATATATAACAGTCTAGCTGTGGGACTCTGGTGAAACCTTTCTGAACTTACTCTCCATCATCGATGTGCCTGCAGCTGGAGGGGATGTGACTCAATCTCAGTCATTTATATTCTGCAGTAAAATGGGGCCTTGGTCCTGATGGAATAGAACAAGTTTCAGTTGGCAATTCTGGGGTTGAAGTTGAAGTCTTACTAAAAAAACTATTAGATGTGTATGACTAGCATTATGTGCTGtttctgtgaataatttttattttttatgtttttctagacagaaagaatttattttcaagtacTTCTACCAAAGGGgaacaaagagaaaagcaagcCCATGTTCTTCTGCAGTAAGTGGAGTATTGGCAAAGTAGTAGATTTTGCAGCTTCCTTAGCAAGCCTTAAAAATGACAACAACAAATCAACATCCCAGGTAAATCAGTAATAATAGCAAACATTTTCCACCTTgttgggttttgattttgtttgtttggttttttttttctcttttgtccctcccccaccccactcTTGCATCTCAGATAGGCAAATCTTGATGttaatttctgtgctgtttgttttACAGAAGTTGAGATTATGCCATACTGCCTCTGGAGAAGCCTTGCCATTTGAGCACACATTGGAAACATGGCTATCTGATAAAGACTATCCGTTGTACAATGGTGGAAACATAATTTTGGAGTATCTTGATAATGATGTTCTATTTATAGAAGATACAGAGTCATACTTCAGTTAATCAGTAAATTATCACACAAAAAAGATATTAAAGACAATAAAGAGAActtgaaattattcttttctacTTCTTGTGTAAAAGAGGAATAAGTATGGTAAGATGAAGAAATACAGTTCAGTTAGAAACAGCATTCAGCAGCCTGTTGTTTCATTCTGACATTTCTGACCTTAGGTAAATCTCTATTGTTTCCTCTTCAGCAGTCTGCAGGATGGATTTACTAAGTTTTAACACAGTTGTTTACAGTGATTCTACATAAAGGTACACCTCTGGGTGCATAAGTATGACCTGTGGAATTAATGGATTTCTCAATTTTCAGTGTCTTGAAATTATTTGGTGCTCATTGAGAATATTGTTTAGAATATCGGTAGTTTATATACTCTAGTTTTTGGGTATCTTTTGGTGGATTTCAAAGCTGGGTTGTAATTTTAACGTGAACATAGCAAGAAGGAACTATGAGATTATTTTTATGCCAGTTATAGCTGTTTTGCATTACTGAAACATAAAAGCATGTAATGTTGCACGCTAATATTAGGGGCAGCACTTTCCTAACCAGAAGTTCTTATGTTTAACCAATGAGCCTTGATTCATCCTTCTTGAACAGGCCTATTATAACCTAAACTCGTTCTG is a window of Athene noctua chromosome 2, bAthNoc1.hap1.1, whole genome shotgun sequence DNA encoding:
- the ZFAND1 gene encoding AN1-type zinc finger protein 1 isoform X2, which codes for MAELELGQHCGVADCRQLDFLPFVCDGCSGVFCLQHRSRDAHGCSEVNTRNNSVKPDQHRSYSCSYKDCKGKELLPVLCPYCEKHFCLRHRHQSDHECEKLDTPKPRMAATQQLVKNIIDSKKNEEAKSKKRKGAKNSETAAKVALMKLKMHACGDNSLPQVILLPKGNKEKSKPMFFCSKWSIGKVVDFAASLASLKNDNNKSTSQKLRLCHTASGEALPFEHTLETWLSDKDYPLYNGGNIILEYLDNDVLFIEDTESYFS
- the ZFAND1 gene encoding AN1-type zinc finger protein 1 isoform X1: MAELELGQHCGVADCRQLDFLPFVCDGCSGVFCLQHRSRDAHGCSEVNTRNNSVKPDQHRSYSCSYKDCKGKELLPVLCPYCEKHFCLRHRHQSDHECEKLDTPKPRMAATQQLVKNIIDSKKNEEAKSKKRKGAKNSETAAKVALMKLKMHACGDNSLPQTERIYFQVLLPKGNKEKSKPMFFCSKWSIGKVVDFAASLASLKNDNNKSTSQKLRLCHTASGEALPFEHTLETWLSDKDYPLYNGGNIILEYLDNDVLFIEDTESYFS